A genomic window from Bacillota bacterium includes:
- the cybH gene encoding Ni/Fe-hydrogenase, b-type cytochrome subunit, which translates to MKQELRHPFAIRFFHWWNMVAITILILTGFYIHSPLKFRLFSNMDTARYLHFIMMYFLIFGVIGRLYYMFATGDYRNILFQPSDIKKFPSMIKYYLFLTNRHPYYGKYNPGQKMMYTGVFVLAIVQIITGFILYWPTKMSYWAYLLGGPIIVRMIHYCVTWVFVLSVLVHVYLDIAEGFPILRSMFTGYMPTDFYHGDHEEEQVVPTGQKASLKAK; encoded by the coding sequence ATGAAACAAGAACTGCGCCACCCCTTCGCCATCCGTTTCTTCCACTGGTGGAACATGGTGGCGATCACTATTTTAATCTTAACAGGATTTTATATCCACAGCCCGTTGAAGTTCAGGCTGTTCAGCAATATGGATACGGCCCGGTACCTGCACTTCATCATGATGTATTTCTTGATCTTCGGAGTTATCGGCCGGCTTTACTACATGTTTGCCACCGGGGATTACCGGAACATCTTATTCCAGCCAAGTGATATCAAAAAATTTCCGAGCATGATCAAATATTATCTCTTTCTGACCAACCGTCACCCGTATTACGGTAAGTACAACCCCGGTCAGAAGATGATGTATACAGGGGTTTTTGTGCTAGCAATTGTCCAGATAATCACTGGTTTCATTCTCTACTGGCCGACCAAAATGAGTTATTGGGCATACTTGCTGGGCGGACCAATCATTGTCAGGATGATTCATTACTGTGTTACCTGGGTCTTTGTGCTTTCTGTACTGGTCCACGTCTATTTGGACATCGCGGAAGGTTTCCCGATCTTAAGGTCTATGTTTACGGGTTATATGCCGACTGATTTCTATCATGGAGATCATGAAGAGGAGCAGGTAGTGCCAACCGGCCAAAAGGCCAGCTTAAAAGCTAAGTAG
- a CDS encoding nickel-dependent hydrogenase large subunit, producing the protein MAMKVVVDPVTRIEGHLKMEVEIDGGKVVNAHSTGALFRGFELILQGRDPRDAQQIVQRICGVUPTGHATAAALSLDDAFGITPPTNGRIIRNLILGANYIQSHILHFYHLAALDYVKGPDVAPFIPRYEGDYRLPEAVNKAAVDQYLQALEMRKKAHEMLAIFGGRMPHVQAIVPGGVTETVDAQKVMEFKSRLKELIGFIDNVYVPTVKAVAEAYKDWFSIGTGCKNMLAYGVFPLDDKKDPAGQNQFIKRGIYLDGQDGTLDPAKINEDVKYSWYNDDTAGSKHPTESVITPNPTKQGAYSWLKSPRYNGKVMEVGPLARMWVNKQKDVRALGNAAFSTMGRHFARAVECSLIAHAMEDWLMQLQPGAPVCTPHQVPEKAQGMGLTEAARGALGHWIKIEHHKTAKYNAVVPTTWNASPRDANNQPGPIEQAMIGTPVKDPKNPIEVVRIIRAFDPCIGCAVHLVTPDKKVLAIHRVY; encoded by the coding sequence ATGGCCATGAAGGTAGTAGTTGACCCCGTAACCCGGATTGAGGGACATCTGAAAATGGAGGTAGAAATCGACGGGGGTAAGGTTGTTAATGCGCACAGTACAGGGGCCTTGTTCCGTGGTTTTGAACTTATCCTTCAGGGGCGCGATCCACGGGATGCCCAGCAGATTGTCCAACGGATCTGTGGGGTTTGACCGACTGGGCACGCGACAGCGGCTGCGCTGTCACTCGACGATGCCTTCGGCATTACTCCACCGACTAATGGGCGAATCATTCGTAACCTGATCCTTGGCGCTAACTATATTCAGTCCCATATCCTGCATTTCTACCACCTGGCGGCGCTGGACTACGTGAAAGGACCTGACGTGGCGCCGTTTATTCCGCGCTACGAAGGTGATTACCGGCTACCGGAGGCTGTAAATAAGGCGGCGGTTGACCAATACCTCCAGGCCCTTGAGATGCGTAAGAAAGCCCACGAAATGCTGGCTATATTTGGTGGACGGATGCCACACGTCCAGGCGATCGTACCAGGCGGAGTGACCGAGACTGTTGATGCCCAGAAAGTAATGGAATTCAAGTCCAGACTGAAAGAACTCATCGGATTCATTGATAATGTTTATGTTCCGACGGTTAAAGCCGTGGCCGAAGCCTATAAAGACTGGTTTAGCATTGGCACTGGCTGCAAGAACATGTTAGCCTATGGGGTATTCCCATTGGACGATAAGAAAGACCCGGCTGGTCAAAACCAATTCATCAAGCGCGGTATCTATCTTGATGGCCAGGATGGAACATTAGACCCAGCAAAAATTAACGAAGATGTTAAGTACTCCTGGTATAATGATGATACGGCCGGCAGCAAACACCCGACCGAAAGTGTCATCACCCCCAATCCGACCAAACAGGGCGCCTACTCTTGGCTTAAATCACCGCGTTATAACGGCAAAGTCATGGAGGTTGGCCCGCTGGCGCGGATGTGGGTGAACAAACAGAAAGATGTGCGGGCTTTAGGTAACGCTGCCTTCTCTACCATGGGCCGACACTTTGCCCGGGCGGTCGAGTGTTCGTTGATTGCCCATGCCATGGAAGATTGGCTAATGCAGCTTCAACCCGGGGCGCCGGTCTGCACACCGCATCAGGTACCGGAGAAGGCCCAGGGCATGGGCTTAACCGAAGCTGCCCGAGGCGCACTTGGCCACTGGATCAAGATCGAACACCACAAAACAGCCAAATACAATGCCGTTGTACCGACGACCTGGAATGCCTCGCCGCGGGACGCCAACAACCAGCCTGGCCCGATCGAGCAGGCGATGATCGGTACGCCGGTCAAAGATCCCAAGAACCCGATTGAAGTGGTGCGGATCATCCGGGCGTTCGACCCGTGCATCGGCTGCGCTGTCCATCTAGTTACCCCGGATAAGAAGGTACTGGCAATACACCGGGTGTACTAG